The Pelosinus sp. IPA-1 genome includes the window TTAGTTTTACATGATGATAATAGTGCTATTCCACCTCTGCTTGAAGTGCGTGGCGAAGTGTATATGCCTAAAAAAGAATTTGAACGATTGAACAGGGAAAGGGAAGAAGCTGGTGAAGCATTATTGGCAAATCCTCGTAATGCAGCAGCAGGTTCCTTGCGGCAGCTAGACCCTAAAATAACAGCAGATCGGGCTTTAGATATTTTTGTATATGGTATTGGTGTATATACTGGTGTGGAATTAACTACACATGGCCAAATGTTAGAGTATCTAAAGAAGCTAGGGCTAAAAATCAATTCTCAATACAAAATATTCGAAACGATAGAAGATGTCATTGACTACTGTATTAATTTTGCCGAAAAACGTTATGAACTTCCTTATGATATTGATGGCATGGTAATCAAAGTCAATAATTTAGCAAACCAGCAAGTATTAGGTTATACTGCCAAAGATCCAAGATGGGCCATTGCCTATAAATTTCCTGCGGAGCAGGCCATTACAGTCGTGGAGGATATTTTTGTGGGGCTTGGTCGTACGGGCGTTCTTACCCCGACGGCAATCTTGAAACCTGTCAGAGTAGCTGGTTCTACCATTAGTCGTGCGACCCTACATAACTTAGACTATATAGAAGAAAAAGATATTCGTATTGGAGATACCGTTATCATTCATAAGGCAGGTGAGGTTATTCCCAAGGTTCTCTCCGTAGTGCTCGAAAAACGTACAGGTAATGAAGTTCCCTTTGTCATGCCAGAAACATGTCCTGAATGCGGGGGGCAAGTAGTACGCCAAGAAGGAGAAGCGGCCCATAAATGCATCAATGCACATTGTCCGGCTCTTTTTCGAGAAGGTTTAGTTCATTTTGTCTCTCGTGATGCCATGAACATTGATGGTTTAGGCCCTGCAGTGTTAAATGCTTTAGTAGATACAGACTTAGTTAAAGATGTAGCAGACTTGTATCAGCTTAAGATAGAACAAGTATTGACAGTGCCGCGCATGGCACAAAAATCAGCAGAAAACTTATTAACTGCCATTGAAGTCAGTAAACAAGCTGGATTAGCAAGATTGTTGTTTGCCTTAGGCATTCGTCATGTAGGCGTAAAAGCTGCTGGTATTGTTGCCCGATACTTTGGAGATATCGAGGACGTGAAAAAAGCGTCTGTTGAAGAGCTGCTTCAGCTTGATGAGATCGGTGCCAAAATTGCAGAAAGCATTGTAGCTTATTTTGCCGAGGAAGACAACTTAGAACTTATTGAAAGGCTCCGCTCTGCAGGAGTGAAAACCACAGAAGAAAAACAAATCATTGAAGAAAATCAGCTATTTGCTGGTAAAACTTTTGTTCTCACAGGCACTCTAGAAAAAATGAGTCGTAACCAGGCCGCTGATATAATTCAAAAACTCGGTGGTAAAGTATCAGGCTCCGTTAGTAAAAAGACCAACTATGTAGTAGCCGGCGCAGAAGCAGGTAGCAAACTAGAGAAGGCCCAACAATTAGGTGTCGAAGTTCTTGATGAAGAACAGTTTATAAAAATGGCGGAGAAATAAAAGAGGAAGTGCTAAGAACAACTTGCTGCGTTCTTGCACTTCCTTATTTTTAGAGGGGAATCAAGGAAATCGGCATAAAGGACCATAGCAAATGGATTCACTAAAGGAGATTATGACCTTATTAAGAATTGATTTTAATAGATTTGTATGGAAGGTGTATAATGAAAATATTTGTATGGCGGCACAATAGGAAATTTCATAGTTGGAGTATGATTAACGAACCCAATGTGCATCAAGACTTCTATACGGATGCAATAGCAGTTGTAGTTGCAGCCACAGTGGATGAGGCTCTGGCTTTACTAGCTCAGGAACGAGGATGGCTTCCTGAA containing:
- the ligA gene encoding NAD-dependent DNA ligase LigA translates to MENQKEDIQQIKDKIATLRKQLQYHTYRYYVLDNPEIEDRQFDVLMRQLIDLETAYPSLITADSPTQRVGGIVAGGFQSVTHLTPMRSLGNAFSREELIAFHNRVQSGLGVEEKVEYIVELKMDGLAINLTYEQGQLISGVTRGNGVQGEDVTSNIRTIKSVPLVLHDDNSAIPPLLEVRGEVYMPKKEFERLNREREEAGEALLANPRNAAAGSLRQLDPKITADRALDIFVYGIGVYTGVELTTHGQMLEYLKKLGLKINSQYKIFETIEDVIDYCINFAEKRYELPYDIDGMVIKVNNLANQQVLGYTAKDPRWAIAYKFPAEQAITVVEDIFVGLGRTGVLTPTAILKPVRVAGSTISRATLHNLDYIEEKDIRIGDTVIIHKAGEVIPKVLSVVLEKRTGNEVPFVMPETCPECGGQVVRQEGEAAHKCINAHCPALFREGLVHFVSRDAMNIDGLGPAVLNALVDTDLVKDVADLYQLKIEQVLTVPRMAQKSAENLLTAIEVSKQAGLARLLFALGIRHVGVKAAGIVARYFGDIEDVKKASVEELLQLDEIGAKIAESIVAYFAEEDNLELIERLRSAGVKTTEEKQIIEENQLFAGKTFVLTGTLEKMSRNQAADIIQKLGGKVSGSVSKKTNYVVAGAEAGSKLEKAQQLGVEVLDEEQFIKMAEK